A stretch of the Ostrea edulis chromosome 9, xbOstEdul1.1, whole genome shotgun sequence genome encodes the following:
- the LOC130050313 gene encoding sterile alpha motif domain-containing protein 9-like translates to MENNTDESLPQPVVLLLDDIQTELSLTDFTRLLNLEFRKRGLNKGMGCLLMICQREEKLTDYDYESQNVFFLRQELSHKEKTWFAEKFDELEQTGRELDDYNPKHLISFMIMRSEFNPEYIKNTIEHLISTIDHSSNEYKLMKYVSFLATYAPLTRREVKVFVPLECCDELMGSKVCFWEDRLSSPLRILLIIEEKEQSSGRQVRIAHPSLGKILIIEIMKREKAQLADIAKEFLNCSLLQSTSYGRNFLVDFTLEMLKRRKKEEYDDEKTTQFSPLILEIISESEDNFGKAAEILQLGFNKFKDYMLAQALARLYSKWKRYDEAIRWAKEAVDLSSKHSLSYILHTYGLVLREKFRHLTNSKFFQPKDAIENLELILESLEVFLHAQRKRDDETGTQKLLYPFHDAIYTINEITRFLVENIKCSMDESDIVQYLKDKDFIPEEISNVWRKFHQRLKGMKEQGHNGFKVLEDNICFNTTFYAPEEAFRYNSNKLKEHRFYRSFHYGHERLLENFTKIYGEHEIDHQLESADQRSRDEFHRGRLWTLKGNSYMNIFNHIKNCGNKHLARQITDKLITIKKHIMAIEGKDSNDLANEICVNVALGIMGGQHRDSESDILKTCQKIISASSEKVYLAYFFISMLLWPSGERKVFYDDSLLQRSLSYLKRNFKQQKYKSNVQKSSHVKEERNISQPTPQFFLAKGKGIKSLCHRWEIFVRENPDSQFDNSLWDHIKTKEKLRRLCGTTTTSSDGSSTYIVFKNKHGEPIRISKIRGTNKGYESEEEVSFYLGFSIAGPIAYNVKLMRYEQQSHGAFSQRELLLTTNSKVEEFMKSSKEDLQNMLLKIRGLEGKRPGYLKEREKQLIRDKDDIKEALDRLEMMSGEMDLSLID, encoded by the exons ATGGAAAATAACACAGATGAATCACTACCACAGCCTGTTGTCCTCTTATTGGATGACATTCAAACTGAACTTTCATTAACTGATTTTACAAGACTTCTTAACTTAGAATTTAGAAAGCGCGGTTTGAATAAAGGCATGGGTTGTCTTCTGATGATATGTCAGAGGGAGGAAAAATTAACTGATTATGATTATGAAAGTCAGAATGTATTCTTTCTTAGACAGGAACTTAGCCATAAGGAAAAGACATGGTTTGCAGAGAAATTTGATGAGTTAGAGCAAACTGGAAGAGAACTAGATGACTATAATCCCAAACATTTAATATCATTCATGATAATGCGATCCGAGTTTAATCCTGAGTACATCAAAAACACTATCGAACACTTAATTTCTACCATTGATCACTCCTCTAATGAATACaagttaatgaaatatgtttctttTCTGGCAACATATGCGCCTTTAACAAGACGAGAAGTGAAAGTGTTTGTTCCGCTGGAATGTTGTGATGAGTTAATGGGAAGTAAGGTGTGTTTCTGGGAAGATCGTTTGTCAAGCCCTCTGAGAATTTTATTAATCATAGAAGAAAAAGAGCAATCTAGTGGACGACAAGTTCGAATAGCACACCCAAGCCTTGGCAAAATACTTATAATAGAAATCATGAAACGTGAAAAAGCACAACTGGCCGACATTGCCAAGGAATTTCTCAATTGTTCTTTACTTCAAAGTACATCATATGGAAGAAATTTTCTGGTAGATTTTACTTTGGAAATGCTAAAGCGGAGGAAGAAGGAAGAGTATGATGATGAGAAAACCACACAATTTAGTCCTTTAATTCTGGAGATAATCAGTGAATCTGAAGATAATTTTGGAAAAGCTGCTGAAATATTACAGTTAGGTTTCAACAAATTCAAAGATTATATGTTAGCACAAGCTTTAGCTCGGTTATATTCAAAATGGAAGCGATATGATGAGGCTATACGATGGGCCAAAGAAGCTGTTGATTTATCTTCAAAACACTCTTTATCATATATCCTTCATACTTATGGCCTTGTTCTGCGAGAGAAATTTAGACATTtgacaaattcaaaattttttcaGCCAAAAGATGCAATTGAAAATTTAGAGCTTATTTTAGAGTCTTTGGAAGTATTTCTTCACGCCCAAAGAAAACGGGATGATGAGACCGGCACGCAAAAATTACTCTACCCATTCCATGATGCTATTTACACCATAAACGAAATAACAAGGTTTTTGGTGGAAAACATTAAATGTTCCATGGATGAAAGTGATATCGTACAGTATCTCAAAGACAAGGATTTCATTCCAGAGGAAATATCAAACGTATGGAGAAAGTTTCATCAAAGATTGAAAGGAATGAAAGAACAAGGTCATAATGGTTTTAAAGTCTTAGAAGATAACATTTGTTTTAATACCACATTTTATGCACCAGAAGAAGCATTTCGGTacaattcaaataaattgaaGGAACACAGATTCTATCGAAGTTTCCACTATGGACATGAGCGGTTGTTGGaaaatttcactaaaatatATGGAGAACACGAAATTGATCATCAGTTAGAAAGTGCAGATCAAAGAAGCCGGGATGAATTTCACAGAGGAAGGTTATGGACACTAAAAGGAAATTCAtacatgaacatttttaatcatataaaGAATTGTGGGAACAAACATCTAGCAAGACAAATTACAGACAAGTTAATAACAATCAAAAAACATATCATGGCTATTGAAGGTAAAGATTCAAATGATCTTGCAAACGAAATTTGTGTAAATGTTGCTTTGGGAATAATGGGCGGTCAACATCGTGATTCCGAAAGTGATATACTTAAAACCTGTCAGAAGATAATCTCTGCAAGCAGTGAGAAGGTATATTTAGCatactttttcattagtatGCTTTTGTGGCCTAGTGGTGAAAGAAAAGTATTTTATGATGATTCACTGTTACAAAGATCActttcatatttaaaaagaaatttcaagCAACAGAAGTACAAGTCAAATGTACAAAAAAGTTCTCATGTAAAGGAGGAACGTAATATCTCTCAACCAACACCACAGTTTTTTCTTGCAAAGGGTAAAGGAATAAAATCTTTGTGTCATCGGTGGGAAATTTTTGTACGGGAGAATCCTGACTCTCAGTTTGATAATTCTTTATGGGACCATattaaaacgaaagaaaaacTCCGGCGTTTATGCGGAACAACCACAACTAGCAGTGATGGTTCAAGTAcatacattgtttttaaaaataagcatGGTGAACCAATTAGAATAAGTAAAATAAGGGGAACAAACAAAGGATACGAATCAGAAGAGGAAGTGTCATTTTACTTAGGATTTAGTATTGCAGGACCTATTGCATATAATGTCAAGTTAATGCGATATGAACAACAATCACATGGAGCTTTTAGCCAACGAGAACTATTATTGACCACTAATTCAAAAGTAGAAGAATTTATGAAAAGCAGCAAAGAAGACCTACAAAATATGCTTTTAAAGATCAGAGGGTTAGAGGGGAAAAGACCAGGCTACTTGAAAGAGCGAGAG AAACAGCTTATAAGAGATAAAGATGATATCAAAGAAGCATTAGATCGACTGGAGATGATGAGTGGAGAAATGGATCTTTCTCTAATagattga
- the LOC130050500 gene encoding uncharacterized protein K02A2.6-like yields the protein MCQRILRNEKTGRGVSRSFRWHRQGQEVQVAIILSCGGPHVVEIYDQFQWEDGNDKNDPEKLFEKLQSYCNPRSNEVPESHRFWKLPYQDPFDSFLTDLKTHAASCNFKEPDRMMRDKIVFTVTGELQELLLREDKLTLERTIQVCRAYEQSNRQVKELRETTLKVNKIQKSNDKHSKQKFEKKKEIPKTNKTQFKRKDCELCGYKHEPGKLKCPAWGKCCEQCGGRNHFKAKCKNIHSVSREEEFDEDQWLKAVSTGGKEVTAIMQVNDCDIRFQLDSAADVNTISQRHVRKEQCKPTKVRLNMWNKTNMKPFGEADLTVINPRTNEKHQLRFIVVPNQYTCLLGLETVRKLKLITINDEIFIASVSSSDLGDLGTAHLHVDTNVRPKALPCRKIPIALESLVREELQKLEDRGVLIPITEPTPWVSQMAIARKANGKLRLCIDPQALNTALMREHYRLPVLDDILPQISKARIFTKLDVKEAFWHVKLNEEFSRLTTMITPFGRYRWARLPFGLKVSSEIFQRKLDEVFGDMIGVFSVVDDIIIAGCGANATEAKQDHDLKLKKVLERCEETHHFE from the coding sequence ATGTGTCAGAgaattttaagaaatgaaaagacAGGTAGAGGTGTATCTCGCAGCTTCCGGTGGCACAGACAAGGCCAAGAAGTGCAGGTAGCCATAATACTCAGTTGCGGAGGCCCCCACGTTGTAGAAATTTATGACCAATTTCAGTGGGAAGATGGTAATGATAAGAATGACCCTGAAAAACTGTTTGAGAAATTACAATCTTATTGTAACCCCAGGTCAAATGAAGTACCTGAATCACACAGATTTTGGAAGCTCCCATACCAAGATCCATTTGATAGTTTTCTCACAGATCTGAAGACACATGCAGCATCCTGCAATTTTAAAGAACCAGACAGAATGATGAGAGACAAAATAGTATTCACGGTTACTGGGGAATTACAGGAACTTCTACTCAGAGAGGACAAACTTACACTGGAAAGAACTATTCAAGTATGCAGAGCATATGAACAATCGAACAGACAAGTAAAGGAGCTACGTGAAACCACTCTGAAAGTGAACAAGATACAGAAATCGAATGACAAGCACAGTAAACAAAAATTTGAGAAAAAGAAGGAAATTCCAAAGACTAACAAAACTCAATTTAAGAGAAAAGACTGTGAATTATGTGGGTACAAACACGAACCAGGTAAATTAAAGTGTCCAGCATGGGGAAAATGTTGCGAACAGTGTGGTGGAAGAAACCATTTCAAAGCAAAGTGTAAGAATATACATTCAGTTAGTCGGGAAGAAGAATTTGATGAGGATCAGTGGTTGAAAGCTGTTAGTACTGGTGGCAAGGAAGTGACTGCAATCATGCAAGTTAATGATTGTGACATCAGATTTCAACTTGATAGTGCCGCAGATGTTAATACAATTTCTCAGCGTCATGTTCGCAAGGAACAATGCAAACCGACCAAAGTCCGTTTGAACATGTGGAACAAGACAAACATGAAGCCATTTGGTGAGGCAGATCTGACAGTTATCAATCCACGCACAAATGAAAAACACCAACTCAGATTCATTGTTGTTCCGAATCAGTACACATGCTTACTTGGACTTGAAACTGTGCGGAAATTGAAATTGATTActataaatgatgaaatattcaTAGCCAGTGTATCAAGCAGTGACCTAGGTGATTTGGGAACAGCACATCTACATGTTGACACAAACGTACGACCCAAAGCTCTTCCCTGCAGGAAGATCCCTATCGCGCTTGAAAGTTTGGTACGAGAGGAACTTCAGAAACTTGAAGATAGAGGAGTCCTAATTCCAATAACAGAACCTACTCCATGGGTTAGTCAGATGGCTATTGCTCGTAAAGCCAACGGAAAACTAAGACTGTGTATTGACCCACAAGCACTCAACACAGCATTAATGAGGGAACATTATCGCTTGCCTGTTCTCGATGACATTCTACCACAGATCAGCAAGGCTAGAATCTTCACAAAACTTGATGTCAAAGAGGCTTTTTGGCACGTGAAGTTGAACGAGGAATTCAGCAGACTGACGACAATGATAACTCCGTTTGGAAGGTATAGATGGGCAAGACTACCTTTTGGACTAAAGGTATCAAGTGAAATATTCCAGAGAAAACTGGATGAAGTGTTTGGAGACATGATAGGTGTTTTCAGTGTAGTAGATGATATTATCATAGCCGGCTGTGGAGCGAATGCCACAGAAGCCAAACAAGACCATGATCTGAAATTAAAGAAAGTCTTAGAAAGATGTGAGGAGACACATCATTttgaataa